CAGACAAAACTTCCATGCGGTCATTAACTGGGATGAAGTTCCGGCGGTCGAGTTCTACGCCTACAGATTCCAAACCGAGATTTTTTGTCGCTGGGATGCGTCCGGTAGCTACAAGACAAGCATCCACTTCAATGACATCTAAATCTTCTTTGGTTTTGAAATCTGCTAACTCAATGACTACAGGCGAACCAGGAATTACCCTTTTGGCGTATATCCCCACTTTGGTTTCAATATCGCGGGGAGTAATCAGCACCCGTTCGGCAAGTTTAGCAATATCGCGGTCAAATCCTGGCATTAGCTGATCTAGGGCTTCAATCATCGTGATTTCACAGCCCAAAGCTGAGTAAATATCAGAAAATTCTAAGCCGATGTAGCCACTGCCAATAATTGCTACCCAGTTAGGTAGCGATTCTAACTTCACTCCTTGGTCGCTGGTAAATACAGTTTTGCCATCTACTTCAATGCCTGGAGGAACAAAAGGCACTGAACCAGGGGAAAGAATGATGTCTTTAGCTGTGATGGTTTTTTCGCCACCATCGCCAGTAATACTGACTTTTTGGGTACCAGCTACTTTTCCCCAACCTTGAATAATATCAACTCCCAGACGCTTGAGGCTGTTGGTTAAATCGCCTTGGATTTTCGCGACGAGATTGGTAGCATGATTAGCGATCGCTTCTCTATCGAACTCCACACTACCAATTTGAATTCCCAACGACTTGAGGTGGTGGGCATTACGTAAGTCTCGCACACGTCCTGATGCCGCCAACAGCGCTTTCGAGGGAATACAGCCCCGGTTGACACAGGTTCCCCCCATATCAGCTGCTTCAATAATCGCTGTTTTTAAGCCGCAACTTACGGCGTGTAGGGCTGCTCCATGTCCACCTACACCAGCGCCTATAATCACTAAATCGTAATCGTATCCCTGACTCACGTTAGTTTCCCCGTGTGCTCCGCCTATTTATTCTCAACTTGACCAGCAATCAGTGCAACCCCCTTGAGGTTCGGGAGTTACTAATTCCCATTTTATGATTTACGCTAGCAGGCAAAGGGACTGAATATCTTCAGTATCATAATCAAACTTGTATACTCGCTGGATTTTATACTGAGATGGGCATGGGGCATTGGGCGTGGGGAGTGTGGGGAGCAAGGGAAGGGAGAGTAAGAGGATTAATGACAAATGAGTGTTGACTCTGGACTCTTGACAACCTTTGAGTTTCTTTGCAATGTATGAATTACTTAGCCAAGCAGGTTTAGAATCTTGGCACGCATAGGATTTCTGCAAGCGATCGCTCGATGTTAATTCCCAAGTTAAGTGAATTTACTATCCGCCGAAATGCTAACGCCAAATCTTTTCAACGAGGTGAGGCGTATTATGAAGCGGATGCGGTGATATCTCTCACCCAACGAGGTAATCTACTTCAGGCGGAAGTAGAAGGGAATGAAGTTCACCCTTATCAAGTCAGTCTCAGTTTTAATAGCGGGGGATTAACCTCAGTCAAATGCACTTGTCCTTATGAAGGCGATGGTTGGTGTAAACATATTGTGGCTACCATGCTGGTTTGTATGCGTCAGCCAGAAAGTATACAGGAGCGTCCCACTCTCGAACAACTCCTGAATCGCCTGAACGAGCAACAAACTCACAAGTTATTGCAACAGTTGGTAGCAGAATATCCCAGATTAATCGAGGCTATCGATCGCCATGTTAACTGGATTACATCTACTCCTGTTATACAGCCAAGCGCAAAAGCTTTAAATTCCTATACTATCGATCCAAAGCCTTTTGCCCAGAAAGTCCGCCAGATTCTTCGCAATGCAGTGCGCGCTTGGGAAGATGGTGATGATGATGACTGCGTAACTGAAGAATTGCTCAGTGTAGTGCAAACCGCGGTAGATTTGAGCGAACGGGGAGATGGAAAGAATGCGATCGCTATTTTAGAAGCGATTACCTCTAGTTGTGTAGAAAACTGGGATGATGTCGCCAACTACGGTGCTGATAACTATGAAATTGTCCAAGAATTGAATGCGGCTTGGTGTGAAGCAATTCTTACTACTGAACTTACCCCAGAAGAAAAAATTGATATCCAAGTCAATTTAGAAGCATGGCAAGATGAGTGGGATGCTGATTTTGAATTAGCTTCCGAAGCTTTGCGCCAAGGTTGGGATTATCCGCTACTGGTGCAAGTTCTTCAGGGTAATATCCCGGAAATGGGAGTTTGGGAAGAAGAAATACCCGATTACGCTGATGATTTAGCATTAATTCGCCTGAAAATTCTCGAACGTCAGGAACGCTACCAAGAATACTTGTATTTAGCAGCAGCCGAAGGACAAACCGAACAATATCTGACAATGCTAGGGCGTTTAGGCAGAGTAGACGAAGCAATGGTAGCCGCCCAAGCCCAGATGAATACAATGGAAGCAGCTTTTGCTTTAGCTAAAACTCTCAGCGAACAGGATTCATTGTCGGAAGCACTAGATATTGCCCAAATTGGTTTAAATTTACCAGGAAATTGTCAGTATGAACTCGGCATTTGGACAAGTAATTTAGCTCAAGAATTAGGCGATAGGGAAGCTGCTTTATCTGGACTCATTGTAGCTTTCCAAGTGCAGCCTTCCTTTGTTGATTATCAAAAGATAGCAGAATTAGCAGGAGAAAAATGGGAAAATATTAAATCAAATTTACTGCAAATTCTTCATAAATCTGGCGGTTGGGGAAACGAATCAGCCAAAGTAGATATTTTCTTATATGAAGGCTTGATTGACGATGCTATTAAAATTGTCGATGAACTCAGTTCTTACCATTCTGACTTAATTCAGCAAGTCATGGATGCTGCAATAGCCGTCAAACCTAGCTGGGTAATTGCTAACGCGCGTCGCCGTGCCGAATTTATTATGAATGCAGGGAAGGCAGAATATTATGATGAGGCAGTTCAGTGGTTAAAGAAAGCACGCGCAGCTTACTTGGAATCTGAAAGAAAAGCAGATTGGGATAACTATAAAGCTAAGTTAATACAGGAGCATGGGCGTAAGCGTAAATTGATGGGATTGTTTAAAGAAAAAGGCATAGAGTAAACATATTTCTTGATTAATATAATCACTTTATAAACCACTGAATTTCCCCACAAGCTAAACGATTCTCATAGTCTTCTAAATTGGGTGCATCCCAGTTTTTATAGACACCCACAACCTAGAAGCATGAGGCTATAAATATTGCATTTTAGTTGTGATTCTATGTTTATGATAATCCGCGCTCTGTAGGGTGGGCAATGCCAGCCCTTTCAACGCGAACAAATGAACTAGTAAGAGATAATTAATAAAAGCCTTACCCTGACTAATTTCTAAAGCATAAAGCCGTTTGCAGCAGACATGAAAGTGCATTGAATTATCCTCCAGGCGATTTAAGTCAAAACCAGAAATATTAGCTTTTGTTTTGAGTATTCTGATGGGTATCTAAAAGTCGCGCAGTAGAAACGTGACGATGTTTGCTGTCAACTATTAAAGGTTCTCGCTTTTTCTTTACCCCTCGAATCGCCTTGAGGAAACATTTAAGTTCGACTCTGGCTGCTAAATCTTGCAAAACCAACACCATTTGCTCAAGAGAAAAGGTCTCAAATGCTTGCCAATGGACGGCTGGAATTGCAATCATCATTCCCCGGTAAGTGCCAGTAATTTCATCAACTAAATAGAAATCTGACAAGCTAGCATCAATTTTACCGACTCCATGTACAGATCCTAAGGCAGCTTTGAGAGTAGCAAGAATGTTGTATGTTGTTAATGCCATCGAAAATGAAAATAAAGCTGCTTTGGGATAGGCTAAGGTTTGAATTTCGCCGTGAAAATTCTCAGTTACAGTTTGAAAAAGAGTCTCCAGGCTCCAGCGATTACGATACAATTCAGCAATTTTTGCAGCATCCGCATCATGAGAGGGTAAATTGGTCAAAATGGCGATTTCCCATTCCTTGTCTCGGGTTGGTTTGAACAATTTCAGCAAAATCCGGCGAGATTTCAGCAAATTACCGTCGTAATTAATTTCGATTTCCTGCTCAAATAGATTGCCTGTATCTGTGTGACCTACAGCTTTTAATTGCGAGAGTTGTTGATAACCTAACGACCCATGTTGACGAACCACAAAAAAAGCTTGTTGGTTTGCAATCCTAAACAGAAACTTGGCTGT
The genomic region above belongs to Calothrix sp. NIES-2098 and contains:
- a CDS encoding dihydrolipoamide dehydrogenase, whose protein sequence is MSQGYDYDLVIIGAGVGGHGAALHAVSCGLKTAIIEAADMGGTCVNRGCIPSKALLAASGRVRDLRNAHHLKSLGIQIGSVEFDREAIANHATNLVAKIQGDLTNSLKRLGVDIIQGWGKVAGTQKVSITGDGGEKTITAKDIILSPGSVPFVPPGIEVDGKTVFTSDQGVKLESLPNWVAIIGSGYIGLEFSDIYSALGCEITMIEALDQLMPGFDRDIAKLAERVLITPRDIETKVGIYAKRVIPGSPVVIELADFKTKEDLDVIEVDACLVATGRIPATKNLGLESVGVELDRRNFIPVNDRMEVLSGGEVVPHLWAIGDANGKMMLAHAASAQGIVAVENIVGRPREVDYRSIPAAAFTHPEVSYVGLTETAAKELGQAEGFEVATSKSYFKGNSKALAENEADGIAKVVYRKDTGEVLGVHIFGLHASDLIHEASAAIANRQSVNTLAHLVHAHPTLSEVLDEAYKRAIAH
- a CDS encoding zinc finger SWIM domain-containing protein, which gives rise to MLIPKLSEFTIRRNANAKSFQRGEAYYEADAVISLTQRGNLLQAEVEGNEVHPYQVSLSFNSGGLTSVKCTCPYEGDGWCKHIVATMLVCMRQPESIQERPTLEQLLNRLNEQQTHKLLQQLVAEYPRLIEAIDRHVNWITSTPVIQPSAKALNSYTIDPKPFAQKVRQILRNAVRAWEDGDDDDCVTEELLSVVQTAVDLSERGDGKNAIAILEAITSSCVENWDDVANYGADNYEIVQELNAAWCEAILTTELTPEEKIDIQVNLEAWQDEWDADFELASEALRQGWDYPLLVQVLQGNIPEMGVWEEEIPDYADDLALIRLKILERQERYQEYLYLAAAEGQTEQYLTMLGRLGRVDEAMVAAQAQMNTMEAAFALAKTLSEQDSLSEALDIAQIGLNLPGNCQYELGIWTSNLAQELGDREAALSGLIVAFQVQPSFVDYQKIAELAGEKWENIKSNLLQILHKSGGWGNESAKVDIFLYEGLIDDAIKIVDELSSYHSDLIQQVMDAAIAVKPSWVIANARRRAEFIMNAGKAEYYDEAVQWLKKARAAYLESERKADWDNYKAKLIQEHGRKRKLMGLFKEKGIE